One Tamlana carrageenivorans genomic region harbors:
- the rfbA gene encoding glucose-1-phosphate thymidylyltransferase RfbA, which produces MKGIILAGGSGTRLHPLTLSVSKQLMPIYDKPMIYYPLSTLMYAGIHEVLIISTPKDLPLFKDLLGDGKKYGCSFEYAVQEEPNGLAEAFIIGADFIGNDKVALILGDNIFYGTGLAKLLQANNNPEGGIIYAYRVHDPERYGVVEFDEAGQAISIEEKPEQPKSNYAVPGIYFYDNSVVDIAKNIKPSHRGELEITDVNRVYLEQGKLSVSILDRGTAWLDTGTFQSLMQASQFVEVIEERQGLKIGAIEAAAFEMGYINEKQFIDLAEPLLKSGYGKNLLGLLKKK; this is translated from the coding sequence ATGAAAGGAATCATATTAGCAGGCGGCTCGGGAACACGATTACATCCTTTAACTTTATCGGTAAGTAAGCAACTTATGCCAATTTACGATAAGCCCATGATATATTACCCGCTTTCTACTTTAATGTACGCGGGTATTCATGAGGTTTTAATCATATCCACACCTAAAGATCTACCGTTGTTTAAAGATTTATTGGGGGATGGAAAAAAGTATGGTTGTAGTTTCGAGTATGCTGTACAAGAAGAGCCTAATGGTTTAGCCGAAGCTTTTATAATTGGTGCAGATTTTATTGGTAACGACAAAGTGGCTTTAATATTAGGGGATAATATTTTTTATGGGACAGGTTTAGCAAAACTTTTGCAAGCCAATAATAATCCCGAAGGAGGTATTATCTATGCGTATCGAGTTCATGACCCCGAACGTTATGGTGTTGTTGAATTTGACGAAGCGGGACAAGCCATTTCAATAGAGGAAAAGCCTGAACAGCCTAAGTCAAATTATGCTGTACCAGGGATTTATTTTTATGATAATTCGGTTGTAGACATTGCTAAAAATATAAAGCCGAGCCATCGCGGCGAGTTAGAAATCACAGATGTTAATAGAGTTTATCTTGAACAAGGAAAGCTTAGTGTAAGTATTTTAGATCGCGGTACTGCTTGGTTGGATACTGGAACCTTTCAATCGCTTATGCAAGCCTCACAGTTTGTTGAGGTTATCGAAGAACGACAAGGGTTAAAAATAGGCGCAATTGAAGCTGCAGCTTTTGAAATGGGATATATTAACGAAAAACAATTTATAGATTTAGCAGAGCCTTTGCTTAAAAGTGGCTACGGTAAAAACTTATTGGGTCTACTAAAAAAGAAATAA
- a CDS encoding DUF6909 family protein — translation MAGKKLHTRTRAQESSNAIERMYITMRHLFNRGFYKPMGISGETLREALLLLRPEIYGSVGDEKAELEGLLYVIDRLPQGIEECTFINLTSDEGYSNSHFESIVPKKRRRNCYRIDDEQINIEITRGRSEIYDILTHLTFIFIESHKIGRRVLIDEDGATTRDWVKLETAVLSKKKLSREQREVAITHAANILGRTFNEINTIYSAYAMPSQPERFLHIVYWLGKLAIEELTNHDKRTITFSPVLRERIGHHIHGEIWADTIKETLFKVGLLNRPIHIISANMHSVMNSFFAKEALKLQNSKKDIFEVYESLSQPENETSRHKISKEALQNGMIYIKDTSGANIDVQLFDTAKFDASKLGVKASESILKDEQPIILVMDYAFGEQAYETIDELLKPYKAKESEIHLNVDSVSIMGKAGILEGGKGDIMIPSAHIFEGTADNYPFKNELKKEDLAGQGISVYEGSMITVLGTSLQNKDILKFFFNSTWRVIGLEMEGAHYQKAIQAASKVRGNIAENVKVRYAYYASDNPLETGATLASGGLGASGVKPTYLITKTILEQILN, via the coding sequence ATGGCAGGAAAAAAACTTCATACAAGAACAAGGGCGCAAGAGAGTTCTAATGCGATTGAGCGCATGTATATTACGATGCGTCACCTGTTTAATCGTGGGTTTTATAAGCCTATGGGAATTTCTGGAGAGACCTTAAGGGAGGCTTTGTTGCTTTTAAGACCCGAGATTTATGGGTCGGTTGGTGACGAAAAGGCCGAACTGGAAGGTCTGTTATATGTTATTGATCGCCTACCTCAAGGCATTGAAGAGTGTACCTTTATAAATCTAACTAGTGATGAAGGTTATTCAAATTCACATTTTGAATCCATAGTTCCTAAAAAGCGTCGTCGTAATTGTTACCGCATTGACGATGAGCAGATCAACATTGAGATTACTAGAGGTCGATCGGAAATCTACGATATATTAACCCATCTTACATTTATATTTATTGAATCTCATAAAATTGGTCGACGTGTTTTAATTGATGAAGACGGTGCTACTACAAGGGATTGGGTGAAACTAGAAACAGCAGTGCTTTCTAAAAAGAAGCTGTCTCGGGAGCAGCGCGAAGTAGCGATTACGCATGCTGCGAATATTTTAGGGCGTACTTTTAATGAAATAAACACGATTTATAGCGCTTATGCGATGCCATCTCAGCCCGAACGCTTTTTGCATATTGTATATTGGTTGGGAAAATTAGCTATTGAGGAGCTTACCAATCACGATAAAAGAACCATAACCTTTAGTCCGGTTTTAAGAGAACGTATTGGTCATCATATTCATGGCGAAATATGGGCTGATACCATAAAAGAAACGCTTTTTAAAGTAGGTTTGTTAAACCGTCCTATTCATATTATTAGCGCTAATATGCATAGCGTGATGAATTCGTTTTTTGCTAAAGAAGCTTTAAAATTACAGAATTCTAAAAAAGATATTTTCGAAGTATACGAATCTTTAAGTCAGCCAGAAAACGAAACTTCAAGACATAAAATTTCCAAAGAAGCTTTGCAAAATGGCATGATTTATATCAAGGATACCTCGGGGGCTAATATTGATGTTCAGCTTTTTGATACGGCTAAATTTGATGCTTCAAAGTTAGGTGTTAAAGCTTCTGAATCCATTTTAAAAGATGAGCAACCTATTATTCTTGTTATGGATTATGCCTTCGGTGAGCAAGCCTATGAAACTATAGATGAGTTACTCAAGCCGTATAAAGCAAAAGAATCTGAAATTCATTTAAATGTAGATTCTGTATCTATTATGGGTAAAGCTGGAATTTTAGAAGGAGGTAAAGGGGATATCATGATTCCGTCTGCACACATTTTTGAAGGTACTGCCGATAATTACCCGTTTAAAAATGAACTTAAAAAGGAAGATTTAGCAGGGCAAGGTATTTCGGTTTACGAAGGTTCTATGATTACAGTATTAGGTACATCACTTCAAAATAAGGATATTTTAAAATTCTTTTTTAATTCTACCTGGCGTGTTATAGGACTAGAAATGGAAGGGGCACATTATCAAAAAGCAATACAGGCGGCGTCAAAAGTTAGAGGAAATATTGCCGAAAATGTAAAAGTAAGATATGCTTATTACGCTAGTGATAATCCCTTAGAAACAGGGGCAACTTTAGCTTCTGGAGGTTTAGGAGCTTCTGGAGTGAAACCAACATATTTAATAACAAAAACCATATTAGAACAAATACTTAATTAA
- the rfbC gene encoding dTDP-4-dehydrorhamnose 3,5-epimerase has translation MIVKETKLKGCFLIEPTVFGDERGYFLESYNQKTFNQLTGLEVDFIQDNESFSTRGVLRGLHFQRGEHAQAKLVRVILGAVLDVVVDLRKGSQTYGAHYTVVLSSENKKQLFVPRGFAHGFVVLSETALFAYKCDNFYNKASEGGIIYNDKTLNIDWQLEASEFIISEKDQVLPNFENVIL, from the coding sequence ATGATTGTAAAAGAAACGAAATTAAAAGGCTGTTTTTTAATAGAACCTACCGTTTTTGGAGATGAACGCGGCTATTTTTTAGAAAGTTATAATCAAAAAACCTTCAATCAATTAACAGGGCTTGAGGTTGATTTTATTCAAGATAATGAGTCTTTTTCTACCAGAGGGGTTTTAAGAGGGTTGCATTTTCAGCGAGGTGAGCATGCCCAGGCAAAATTAGTTCGCGTTATTCTAGGAGCGGTTTTAGATGTTGTTGTGGATTTAAGAAAGGGATCTCAAACTTATGGAGCGCATTACACAGTGGTGTTATCATCAGAAAACAAAAAACAACTCTTTGTTCCTAGAGGCTTTGCCCATGGTTTTGTAGTTTTAAGTGAAACGGCCTTATTTGCTTATAAATGTGATAATTTTTATAATAAAGCTTCAGAAGGCGGTATTATTTATAACGATAAGACTTTAAATATTGATTGGCAATTAGAGGCTTCTGAATTTATTATTTCAGAAAAGGATCAAGTCCTTCCTAACTTTGAAAATGTGATTTTATAA
- the rfbD gene encoding dTDP-4-dehydrorhamnose reductase produces MNILVTGSNGQLASCIKDLEDRYKELNFIYTDSTSLDICDLEQLKSFFQDNYCLDYCINCAAYTAVDKAETEIEKAFKVNAEGAKNLALVCQENQVVLLHVSTDFVFDGQKTTPYTEDDTPNPISVYGASKLQGEVEIQKLLKEHFIIRTSWLYSKHGNNFMKTMLRLAETRDEISVVSDQKGTPTYAGDLAGVLLEIISSKSSAFGLYHYSNEGEVSWYDFAKAIFEYSNLDIRLNAIPTKSYPTPAKRPEYSALEKRKLIRLLNLEVPNWKDSLLKILI; encoded by the coding sequence ATGAATATTTTAGTCACCGGCTCTAATGGCCAATTAGCAAGTTGTATCAAAGATTTGGAAGATCGGTATAAAGAGTTAAATTTTATATACACCGATTCGACTTCTTTAGATATCTGTGATTTGGAGCAATTAAAATCATTTTTTCAGGACAATTATTGCCTTGATTACTGTATCAATTGTGCTGCATACACAGCTGTTGATAAAGCAGAAACAGAAATAGAAAAAGCTTTTAAAGTGAATGCTGAAGGTGCGAAAAACTTAGCTCTAGTTTGTCAAGAAAACCAAGTGGTATTATTGCATGTTTCAACCGATTTTGTATTTGATGGCCAAAAAACAACGCCCTATACCGAAGATGATACTCCAAACCCAATTAGTGTATACGGAGCTTCAAAACTGCAAGGTGAAGTTGAAATTCAAAAGTTATTAAAAGAACATTTTATCATTAGAACCTCGTGGTTGTACTCCAAGCATGGTAATAATTTCATGAAAACCATGTTGCGATTGGCCGAAACACGAGATGAAATTTCGGTCGTTTCCGATCAAAAAGGCACCCCAACTTATGCAGGTGATTTGGCCGGTGTTTTACTTGAAATAATTAGCTCAAAAAGTTCTGCATTTGGGTTGTATCATTATAGTAACGAAGGGGAGGTGTCTTGGTATGATTTTGCTAAGGCTATTTTTGAATATTCTAATTTGGATATAAGATTGAATGCCATTCCTACTAAGTCTTATCCAACGCCTGCAAAGCGCCCTGAGTATAGTGCTCTTGAAAAAAGAAAGTTAATAAGGCTGCTAAATCTAGAAGTTCCAAATTGGAAAGATAGCTTGTTAAAGATTCTAATATAA
- a CDS encoding GH3 auxin-responsive promoter family protein has product MMSIKSALAKPFAKIIYNKVQKWANNPVKTQEMVFQDLIAKATSTAFGRDHDFISINSHADFVKRVPIRDYEALKFYVDRVVAGESDVLWKGKPLYFAKTSGTTSGAKYIPLTKESMPNHVEAARNAILMYIHETGKTKFVDGKMIFLQGSPELKEQNGVKLGRLSGIVAHYVPKYLQKNRLPSWETNCIDDWETKVDVIVDETLHENMTIISGIPSWVQMYFEKLQQKTGKQIGDIFKNFNLFIFGGVNYEPYRAKFENLIGRKVDSIELYPASEGFFAYQDKQHEKGMLLLLNSGIFYEFIKADEFFNENPKRLTIKDVEIGVNYVMIISTNAGLWGYNIGDTIQFTSTKPYRVIVSGRIKHFISAFGEHVIGKEVEQAMQEATAGTDVRVSEFTVAPEITPETGLPYHEWFVEFENEPEDLSALAKKIDESLQKQNTYYFDLIEGKVLQPLKITKVKKGGFQAYMKSQGKLGGQNKIPRLSNDRKIVQGFQD; this is encoded by the coding sequence ATGATGTCAATAAAATCTGCTTTAGCAAAACCCTTTGCAAAAATTATATACAATAAAGTTCAAAAATGGGCTAACAACCCTGTGAAAACACAAGAAATGGTGTTTCAGGATCTTATCGCCAAGGCTACAAGTACCGCTTTTGGTCGCGATCATGATTTTATTAGTATTAACAGTCATGCCGATTTTGTAAAACGTGTCCCTATTAGGGATTATGAGGCATTAAAGTTCTATGTAGACCGCGTGGTGGCAGGAGAATCGGATGTGCTTTGGAAAGGCAAACCACTGTATTTTGCCAAAACCTCTGGAACAACTTCAGGGGCTAAATACATTCCGTTAACCAAGGAAAGTATGCCCAATCATGTAGAAGCAGCAAGAAATGCTATTTTGATGTATATTCATGAAACAGGGAAAACCAAGTTTGTAGATGGTAAAATGATTTTTTTACAAGGAAGCCCTGAACTTAAAGAACAAAATGGAGTGAAATTAGGACGGTTGTCGGGCATTGTAGCGCATTATGTTCCTAAATATCTTCAAAAAAACCGTTTGCCGTCGTGGGAAACGAATTGTATTGATGATTGGGAAACTAAAGTCGATGTTATCGTAGATGAGACGCTTCATGAAAATATGACGATTATTTCAGGCATACCATCATGGGTTCAAATGTATTTTGAAAAACTTCAGCAAAAAACAGGAAAACAAATAGGGGATATTTTTAAAAATTTCAACCTTTTTATTTTCGGAGGAGTTAACTATGAGCCTTATCGAGCAAAGTTTGAAAATCTTATAGGGCGCAAAGTAGATAGCATAGAATTATATCCAGCCAGTGAAGGTTTTTTTGCTTACCAAGACAAGCAGCATGAAAAGGGCATGTTACTCTTACTAAATTCTGGGATTTTTTACGAATTTATAAAAGCCGATGAGTTTTTTAATGAAAATCCAAAGCGTCTCACTATTAAAGACGTAGAAATAGGCGTTAATTATGTAATGATTATTTCGACTAACGCCGGTTTGTGGGGGTATAATATTGGTGATACCATTCAGTTTACCTCAACAAAACCGTATCGTGTTATTGTTTCAGGGCGTATTAAGCATTTTATTTCAGCTTTTGGCGAGCATGTTATTGGTAAAGAAGTAGAACAGGCCATGCAAGAAGCCACTGCTGGTACCGATGTTCGGGTTTCCGAGTTTACCGTAGCTCCCGAAATTACACCAGAAACAGGATTGCCTTACCATGAATGGTTTGTTGAGTTTGAAAATGAACCTGAAGATCTTTCCGCTTTAGCGAAAAAAATAGATGAATCTCTGCAAAAACAAAATACGTATTACTTTGACTTGATTGAGGGCAAAGTGTTACAACCATTAAAAATCACAAAAGTTAAGAAGGGCGGTTTTCAAGCCTATATGAAGTCGCAAGGAAAATTGGGTGGTCAAAATAAAATTCCAAGGTTGTCAAACGATAGAAAAATTGTTCAAGGTTTTCAAGATTAA
- a CDS encoding IS4 family transposase: MTNITLFSQIISKLDRSSFSKLVKAKGTDKHQKGFNSWTHLVSMLFCQFAKSQSVRDISNGLRSATGNLNHLGIQKAPSKSTISYQNKHRDWTLYRDYYYVLLKSFGQHPHLKRVKFKIKSKIFLLDSTTISLCLSLFDWAKYKTHKGAVKMHTLLDYDGNLPHYVNISDGKTADNKGAYDIPLISRSVIVADRFYNDFSLLNVWDSNQVFFVIRHKENIQFKSIKEKELPENRHHHVLKDEIIELTGAKSKTKYPKKLRRIAVWDDKNNQEIELITNQMSWTANTISQLYKARWDIEIFFRDIKQQLHIKSFIGTSENAVMIQIWTALITILILKALKANAKYNWYLSNLVAFIRLNLFVKVDLQKWIDSPFNEQPPPKQNYTQGVLF, translated from the coding sequence ATGACAAATATAACATTGTTCTCTCAGATAATCTCCAAATTAGACCGTTCTAGTTTTTCTAAACTTGTAAAAGCCAAGGGAACAGATAAACATCAAAAAGGATTTAATAGTTGGACACATTTAGTCTCCATGTTGTTTTGTCAATTTGCAAAAAGTCAATCCGTCCGAGATATAAGTAATGGACTTCGCTCTGCCACAGGAAACCTTAATCATTTAGGCATACAGAAAGCACCTTCTAAATCAACGATAAGCTATCAAAACAAACATCGAGACTGGACGCTTTATCGAGATTACTACTATGTTCTTTTAAAAAGTTTTGGACAGCACCCTCACTTAAAACGTGTTAAATTCAAAATTAAATCCAAGATATTTCTATTAGATTCTACAACGATAAGTCTATGTTTAAGTCTCTTTGATTGGGCAAAATACAAAACCCACAAAGGAGCTGTAAAAATGCACACCTTGCTTGATTATGATGGTAATTTACCGCACTATGTAAATATTAGCGATGGTAAAACAGCAGATAATAAAGGAGCTTACGATATTCCTTTGATTAGCCGTTCGGTTATTGTCGCAGATCGATTTTATAATGATTTTTCGTTACTTAACGTTTGGGACAGCAACCAAGTGTTTTTTGTAATTAGGCACAAAGAAAACATCCAATTTAAGAGTATTAAAGAAAAAGAATTGCCAGAAAATAGACATCATCATGTTTTAAAAGATGAAATCATTGAGCTAACAGGGGCTAAATCAAAAACAAAATACCCAAAGAAGCTACGTAGAATAGCTGTATGGGACGATAAAAATAACCAGGAAATAGAACTTATTACCAACCAAATGTCTTGGACAGCAAACACAATTAGCCAACTCTACAAAGCTAGATGGGATATTGAGATATTCTTTAGAGACATCAAACAACAGCTACATATTAAATCGTTTATAGGAACTTCTGAAAATGCCGTAATGATACAAATATGGACGGCTCTTATTACTATACTCATCCTAAAAGCCTTAAAAGCAAATGCAAAATATAATTGGTACTTGTCCAATTTAGTAGCTTTTATAAGACTTAACCTTTTTGTCAAAGTGGATTTGCAAAAATGGATTGATAGCCCTTTTAACGAGCAGCCTCCCCCCAAACAAAATTATACACAAGGGGTTCTTTTTTGA
- the pseB gene encoding UDP-N-acetylglucosamine 4,6-dehydratase (inverting): protein MFDLTGKSILITGGTGSLGKALTKHILIKYPEVRRLIIFSRDEQKQFQMAQEYPIEKYPQIRFFIGDVRDKERLVRAFKSVNYVIHAAAMKHVPIAEYNPEECIKTNIGGAQNIVDACLDTKVERVVALSTDKACAPINLYGATKLTSDKLFIAANNIKGDNPIRFSVVRYGNVMGSNGSVIPFFINKKKESNTLPITDPNMTRFNISLQGGVDMVMHALEHAWGGELFVPKIPSYRILDVAEAIGPDCDKPVVGIRPGEKVHEEMITPSDSFYTYDLGKYYTIIPATHSWKIDEFISTFNARKVPLGFSYNSGENEEWETIESLRSLITEHVDATFEV, encoded by the coding sequence ATGTTCGATTTAACAGGAAAGTCTATATTAATTACCGGGGGTACTGGATCTTTGGGTAAAGCATTAACAAAACATATTTTAATAAAATACCCAGAAGTAAGAAGGTTGATTATATTTTCAAGGGATGAGCAGAAGCAATTTCAAATGGCTCAAGAATATCCTATAGAAAAATATCCTCAAATAAGGTTTTTTATAGGTGATGTTAGAGATAAGGAAAGATTAGTGCGCGCTTTTAAAAGTGTTAATTATGTAATTCATGCGGCAGCAATGAAACATGTCCCTATTGCAGAATATAATCCGGAAGAATGTATTAAAACTAATATTGGAGGTGCACAAAATATTGTTGATGCTTGTTTAGATACAAAAGTCGAGCGTGTAGTTGCATTATCTACAGATAAAGCTTGTGCACCTATTAATTTATATGGTGCTACAAAATTAACTTCAGATAAATTATTTATTGCTGCAAATAATATCAAAGGAGATAATCCTATCCGTTTTTCAGTAGTACGTTATGGTAATGTTATGGGGTCAAATGGTTCAGTGATTCCTTTCTTTATTAATAAAAAGAAAGAATCCAATACTTTGCCAATTACTGATCCTAATATGACACGATTTAATATTTCACTTCAAGGAGGGGTTGATATGGTTATGCACGCCTTAGAGCATGCATGGGGAGGTGAATTGTTTGTGCCTAAAATTCCATCATATAGGATTTTAGATGTAGCTGAAGCTATTGGTCCAGATTGTGACAAACCTGTTGTAGGGATAAGACCAGGCGAAAAGGTTCATGAAGAGATGATAACACCCTCTGATTCATTTTACACTTATGATTTGGGTAAATATTATACTATAATTCCTGCTACACATTCCTGGAAAATAGATGAGTTTATAAGTACTTTCAATGCTAGAAAAGTACCATTAGGGTTTAGTTATAACTCTGGTGAAAATGAAGAATGGGAAACTATTGAAAGTTTAAGGTCGTTAATTACTGAGCATGTTGATGCTACTTTTGAAGTGTAA
- a CDS encoding GNAT family N-acetyltransferase gives MRAVVLESERLILKPLSLLHLSMTYVNWMNDIDVYRYLETGGNYTIDDLANYLKEQEDKDILFWAIHLKHSDKHIGNIKIDPIDKNKKSGEYGIMMGDKTEWGKGYALDASKLVLNYCLTELKLCQITLGVVENNLSAIKLYGKLGFKLEKVVKSSGVYGGELCNSVRMVKKNE, from the coding sequence ATGAGGGCAGTAGTTTTAGAATCCGAAAGATTAATTTTAAAGCCACTTTCTTTACTTCATTTATCAATGACATATGTTAATTGGATGAATGATATAGATGTTTATAGATATTTAGAAACAGGAGGCAATTATACTATTGATGATTTAGCTAATTACTTAAAGGAGCAGGAGGATAAGGATATTTTATTTTGGGCAATACATTTGAAGCATTCTGATAAACATATTGGAAATATAAAAATAGACCCTATTGATAAAAATAAAAAATCAGGAGAGTATGGTATTATGATGGGAGATAAAACAGAATGGGGCAAAGGTTATGCTTTAGATGCTTCGAAGCTTGTTTTAAACTATTGTCTTACCGAATTAAAGCTATGCCAAATAACCTTGGGAGTTGTTGAGAATAATTTATCGGCCATTAAATTGTATGGAAAATTGGGCTTTAAGCTAGAAAAAGTTGTAAAAAGCAGCGGAGTATATGGGGGTGAATTATGTAACTCTGTTAGAATGGTGAAAAAGAATGAATAG
- the pseC gene encoding UDP-4-amino-4,6-dideoxy-N-acetyl-beta-L-altrosamine transaminase yields the protein MRNKVIPYGRQSINQDDIDVVVNTLKADFLTQGPKIKEFEDDFANYVGAKYAVAVSNATAGLHLAVLALGLKTGERVITTPITFAASANCVKYVNGEVWFADIDPNSYLLSLESTRKLIESKPKGFFKGIIPVDFAGLPVDMEAFRALADKHDLWIIEDACHAPGGYFTDSKGEKQMCGNGNYADIGIFSFHPVKHIACGEGGMITTNSESLYKKLALLRTHGITKDDMAENHGGWYYEMQELGFNYRLTDIQSALGISQLAKNNSGVTRRNEIANAYKEAFRGKIKFQYVPEGAYNAHHLFIIEVDDRKGLYDFLRTQNIYAQIHYIPVHTLPYYKTIGYGDADLSQSEHYYSKCISLPMYPSLTDEEVDFVIQKVLLFSS from the coding sequence ATGAGGAATAAAGTGATACCATATGGAAGGCAATCTATTAATCAAGATGATATTGATGTAGTTGTTAATACATTAAAAGCTGATTTTTTAACTCAAGGACCAAAAATAAAGGAATTTGAAGATGATTTTGCTAATTATGTAGGTGCTAAATATGCTGTAGCTGTTAGTAATGCAACAGCGGGTTTACATTTAGCTGTTTTAGCATTAGGATTGAAAACAGGTGAGCGCGTTATTACAACGCCAATAACTTTTGCTGCGTCTGCGAATTGTGTAAAATACGTAAACGGTGAAGTATGGTTTGCTGATATAGATCCCAATTCCTACCTCTTAAGTTTAGAAAGCACCAGAAAACTAATTGAAAGTAAACCCAAAGGATTTTTTAAAGGTATTATACCTGTGGATTTTGCCGGACTTCCTGTGGATATGGAAGCTTTTAGAGCTTTAGCTGATAAACACGATTTATGGATTATTGAAGATGCATGCCATGCACCTGGAGGTTATTTTACAGATTCAAAAGGTGAAAAACAAATGTGTGGTAATGGTAATTATGCCGATATAGGCATATTTTCATTTCATCCTGTAAAGCACATAGCTTGCGGTGAAGGTGGAATGATAACCACAAACTCAGAAAGCCTTTATAAAAAACTTGCTTTATTAAGAACGCATGGTATTACTAAAGATGACATGGCAGAAAATCATGGTGGTTGGTATTATGAAATGCAAGAATTGGGATTCAATTACAGATTGACCGATATTCAATCGGCATTAGGTATTTCACAACTGGCCAAAAATAATTCAGGTGTTACCAGAAGAAATGAGATAGCAAATGCCTATAAAGAAGCTTTTAGGGGGAAAATAAAGTTTCAATATGTGCCAGAAGGCGCATACAATGCCCACCATTTATTTATCATAGAGGTTGATGATAGAAAAGGTTTGTACGACTTTTTAAGAACTCAAAATATCTATGCTCAAATCCATTATATTCCCGTACATACTTTACCATATTATAAAACAATAGGCTATGGTGATGCCGATTTAAGTCAATCAGAGCACTATTACTCTAAATGTATAAGTTTGCCTATGTATCCTAGTTTGACAGATGAAGAGGTTGACTTTGTTATACAAAAAGTATTGCTTTTTTCGTCATGA
- the rfbB gene encoding dTDP-glucose 4,6-dehydratase, producing MNILITGGAGFIGSHVVRLFVKNYPEYHIFNLDALTYAGNLENLKDIEGKSNYTFVKGDITDEPFINNLFNSKEFDAVIHLAAESHVDRSITDPLAFVKTNVIGTMVLLNACKELWKSNFEDKRFYHVSTDEVYGTLGETGLFTEKTSYDPNSPYSASKASSDHFVRAYGETYNLPYVISNCSNNYGQFQFPEKLIPLFINNIIQNKALPVYGDGNYTRDWLYVKDHAKAIDLVFHQGKNAETYNVGGFNEWKNIDLVKLLCAQMDEKLGRKVGTSERLITYVKDRPGHDLRYAIDASKINKELGWKPSVTFEEGLEKTIDWYLSNETWLKNVTSGSYLEYYEKQYN from the coding sequence ATGAATATATTAATTACTGGAGGTGCAGGTTTTATTGGTTCTCATGTGGTGAGGCTTTTTGTTAAAAATTATCCTGAATATCACATCTTTAATTTGGATGCTCTTACTTATGCAGGGAACCTTGAGAATTTAAAAGATATAGAGGGAAAATCAAACTACACCTTTGTTAAAGGAGATATCACTGATGAACCTTTTATAAACAACCTTTTTAATTCAAAAGAGTTTGATGCTGTGATTCATTTAGCAGCAGAATCGCATGTCGATCGTTCGATTACCGATCCTTTAGCCTTTGTGAAAACAAACGTTATTGGAACTATGGTGCTTTTAAATGCCTGTAAAGAACTATGGAAATCCAACTTTGAAGACAAACGTTTTTATCATGTAAGTACCGATGAGGTTTATGGAACCTTAGGGGAAACGGGCTTATTTACCGAAAAGACATCCTATGACCCAAATTCGCCGTATTCGGCTTCAAAAGCCAGTTCAGATCATTTTGTTCGGGCTTATGGTGAAACTTATAATTTACCGTATGTGATTTCTAACTGTTCTAATAACTACGGTCAGTTTCAGTTCCCAGAAAAACTCATTCCATTATTTATAAATAACATCATTCAAAATAAAGCGTTGCCTGTTTATGGTGATGGTAACTACACAAGAGATTGGTTGTATGTTAAGGATCATGCTAAAGCTATCGATTTGGTTTTTCACCAAGGGAAAAATGCAGAGACTTATAATGTTGGCGGATTTAATGAATGGAAAAACATCGATTTAGTGAAACTTTTATGTGCACAAATGGATGAAAAATTAGGAAGAAAAGTGGGAACATCAGAAAGGTTAATTACCTACGTTAAAGATAGACCAGGACATGATTTACGTTACGCTATTGATGCTTCTAAAATTAATAAGGAACTAGGTTGGAAACCATCAGTCACTTTTGAAGAAGGTTTAGAAAAAACGATAGACTGGTATTTGTCTAACGAAACTTGGTTAAAAAATGTTACTAGCGGTTCGTATTTAGAATATTACGAAAAACAATATAATTAG
- a CDS encoding aldo/keto reductase: MNSKLVLGTVQLGLNYGINNQIGQPSLDKAFGILNTAFDNGIQILDTAEGYGNSHEIIGEFLKNNSNKSFEINPVLNIFDLIKSQRFYW, translated from the coding sequence ATGAATAGTAAACTTGTTTTAGGAACAGTTCAATTAGGGTTGAACTATGGTATTAACAATCAGATAGGACAGCCCTCATTAGACAAAGCATTTGGTATTTTAAATACAGCTTTTGATAATGGTATACAAATACTAGATACAGCTGAAGGCTATGGGAATTCTCATGAAATTATAGGTGAGTTCTTAAAAAATAATTCAAATAAGTCATTTGAAATCAATCCTGTCCTAAACATTTTTGATCTAATCAAAAGTCAACGATTTTACTGGTAA